The window ACAATCTTGTCGAAGCTACGTGGTGGATCGAGAACGGGGGCAACGAGACGTTGGCTTCCTACGGCGAGTTCCTTCCCGGCATGCCGCTTCGGACTGTGGTTCCACCGCATCACCTGGCATGGATTGCTGAGCTTCCGACCCTGTTTGCCGACTCGAAGCGCGTATTTGTGCATGCAGGATTGGATTCACGGCTTCCTCTCAGCCAGCAAAGCGAACGGACGCTGCTATGGAAGCGCTATCCCAAGCGAGGGGCGTCGGGGTATGGCAGCCGGCATGTTGTCCACGGACATGATGCGGACGAACGGGCACCTTTAGTGTCAAGTGGCAAGACAAACTTGGATGCAATGGCCTGGAAGACGGGGCGTCTCGTCGTGGGAGTGTTTGCAGAAGAGCATCCTGGGGGAGCGGTCGAGTTTCTAGAGGTAGTCGAAAGTCCGCTCTGATTACGACCGCCCCGAAAGAGCTAGGCCTGTTTCAACTACGCTGCCTGAAACAGTTCGGCTAAACGCAGGGACTCACGATCGATGTCGTGAAGATCGATGACTTTTGTTCGAGCGCTCTCTCCCATGCTTTCGATCTCCTCGTCGGAGCATTGGAGGCAAGCCTGCATGGCGGTCGCAAGGCTGTCCACGTCTCCCGCGGGAACAAGCCAGCCGTGCTTGCCCGGCTCGACCAATTCAGGAATACCCGCGACGAAAGTGCTGATCACGGGACGTCGCAGCGCCATGGCTTCCATGAGTACGACGGGAAGGCCTTCTGCGAAGCTTGGTAAGACCAGCGCCCTGGAGGCCAGGATGTGCCCCCGCACTTGGTCGCTTGTGATCCAGCCCGTAATTCGCACGACCGCCTGCAACTGGAGTTGCTCGATGCTGTGCTCCAGCTCTGCTCTCATCTCGCCATCGCCCGCAAGAACAAGCTCGAATTTGACGCCCGCGTCGATCAGCCGTCTTGCAGCCTGCAGCAGCAACAGCTGCCCTTTTTGCTCAGAGAGTCTTCCAACACAAACAAGTCGGGGTATCTCAGTCGGCTGCCTTATTGTGTCATGCTCGTAGAAGGCGGGTTCAAGGCCGCACCTCACAACCCTTATTTTTTTCCATTGTTCGTAGCCGATCTGACGGAAAAGTTGACTGCGTCCAAACGAGCTGATTGCGACAACAAAGCTGGCGGACCCGATCTTTTCTGCCAAGCCAATGAAACCGGCCTTGTCGAATTCCTCCGGACCGTGGGCTGTGAAGCTCCAAGGTGGCCCGCCCAACGCGTGGGTCAACATTGCGACTTCAGCGGAGTTGGTGCCGAAATGGGCATGGAGATGCTGCGCGTTTTCGGCCCGCAACAAACGATAGATCAGGCACGCCTCAATCAGATAAACAAGGTGGACCGGAAACGGTCGTTCCGCCCGTCGCCCCAGCCTCCATACCAATGCCAGGGCCTTAACCATGTGAACTGGTCGCGATGTAAGCACACAAAGGAATGCGAGCAGAAGGCCCCTGCCGCCCCGATGAAGGACGAAATGTGTGCGCTGCGCTTCAATCTGATCTTCTGGGCTGAGAGGGTCCTCGTTGCCCCCTCGGATTGAGATGCGCAAGATCTCGTGCCCTTGACGTTCGAGCGCGAGAATCTCTCTTCGGATAAAGCTGTGGCTGACTGCCGGGTAGCGATTAACCAGATAGGCGATTTTCATTGGTTCGATCTTGAGGTGTCTTCGAACTGGGCATGGAGATTTGACTGTTGGGTCGTCCTGTTTGTAGCTTCGGAAGCAGTGAATAGCTGTAAGGCGACCAGACCGTTCTTGTTGGAGCATTGTTGACCCCAATGAGTATCCTCGGCCCTGCGGAAAGCAATGGATGTTGGTATTTCTTACAGCATTGAACGCATTGGCGTTAATTCCCACGCTGGTGCTCTTTGTCGAAGTGCTGGGAGCGGTAGCTTCGCGCGATAAGGTGGATGTGCAAATCCCCCAGACGCCCGGCCCGGTCGTCATTGCCGTACCGGCTCACAACGAGAGTTGCGGCATCATCCCCACCTTGATGGACCTAATCCCTCAATTGAGAGAGTGCGATCGTCTGCTCGTGGTGGCCGACAATTGCAACGACGATACGGCAGCAGTTTCGGCCGCACAAGGCGCGGAGGTGCTCCTGCGCGACGAGCCAGATCGACGAGGCAAGGGATACGCAATGGCATGGGCTATCGCCCATCTAAAAGACAATCCGCCTGAATTCGTTCTCTTCGTGGATGCGGATTGTCGGCTGCAGCCAGACTTCGTCTCAAAGACGCTCGACCATTGTGCACAAACGGGTCAGCCTGTTCAGACGCTTTATCTCATGACAAGCGCGCAGGGCGTTCAGGTCGACCAACTTGTCGCAGAGTTAGCTTGGCGGCTGAAGAACTGGATAAGGCCACTGGGGCTACATCATTTTGGCCGACCGGTACAACTGACGGGTGCGGGGATGATGTTCCCCTGGGGGGTGATTGAGTTAGCGCCACTTGCCAGCGGCAACCTCGTCGAGGATTTGAAGTTGGGATTGGACCTGGCTTTAGGCGGCACACCAGCTCGCTTCCTGCCGACAGTCCGAGTAACCAGCGAGTTTGCAGCAACAGAGCGAGGTGCTGAAAGTCAGCGGAAACGTTGGATCGAGGGGCACTTGCGCATGATCGGGGGTTACGTCCCCCGGTTAGTGGCGGCGTCGATCGCGACGCGCAATTTGGACGCGCTGGTTCTCGCGTGTGATCTCCTCGTGCCCCCATTGTCGCTTCTCATACTGATAGCGTTGGGCATGGTGGCGCTGGGAGGCATCTATGCGTGGCTCGGAGGGGCGTTGCTTCCCACAGTGTTGGCCGTTTTGAACCTCTCGTTGCTTGCCGGAGCGCTGGCCTTGGCCTGGCTGAAATTTGGCCGGGACATTTTGCCCGCATCGCGAATTCCTTTGGTGCTAGGGCAAGTTTTGCGAAGGTTCCGTCTCTTGGGAGTCCTTGCGCGTCGGAGCTCTTCCGAGTGGGTACGCACGGATCGCGGTAGACCGGAATAGTTTAAGCGCTGTGCCTCACTGCCCGGGCACCAAGTTCGGCGATCTTTGAAACTACCTGGCTTATCCGTGCTTCAGCGGTTGAGAGGTGCCCGCGTCGCCTCAACTGCATAGTAATTATGCAGAACCTGTCAACGTCGACAGTTTGATGCGGTAGCCAATTATCGCGCGAGATCCAGGATTGAATCCTGCCATCGAGCATCTGCGGAGTTCAACTTTGCGCTGTCGACTGAGTACTTGCGGCTGCTGCAGAAATGTCACGGTGCGACAAGATATTCCTTAAGCAAGCGCATATGTCGCTTCAAGACTCAAAGCACTCGATGTAAGTGGGCATGCCGGCTCCGAAGAGGTCCTGAAAGACATGTCGAATCACATGCCCGACCCGATCACGCGAGTGCTGCTGGCGGCGCTCAATGCCGCCGACGACGTCGTTAAGCGTAAGTTAGATCTTGCCGAGACCATGAGTGGCGAAGTTGCTTCAGTTGCTAAAGCATTGTCGGAATTGACCACCATTCAGCTTCCAATCGCGGATGATCGACAAAATCGCTTCGCGTCGACGATTTGCTTAAGCATGGAAAAGTTCAAGTCAGCCTCTTAATGAGGCTCCGCGATTCAAATCGACAGGATATAAGTCCTTTTTGAATAGTCATTGACGAGAATCTTATTTTGGCTGAGATTCGTGACAACCGAATCATGAGTAGGTTATTTGGGGGACTGGGAAGATGATATTTAGATCGATTATGGCTGCGGCCCTCGTTGTCGGATTTGCTTCACAGGCCTCCGCGAATTTAGTGTCCAATGGTGGGTTTGAGGCTGGCGATTCTAGCTGGACTATAGTTGGCGGTGGCGGGTTTCCTCCCTACACCGGTATCGATACGTTTGCCCCTCATACGGGAGACTATGGAGCATTTATCGGCACGGCAGATAGCTCATCATTTAGTCAGTCCATCCCGACAATGGCGGGCACAGCTTACACGATCTCATTTTGGCTTCAGGTCGAGGCCGATGGGTTTCGTGTGGCAACTCCGAACAGCTTCTCAGTTAGCTTGGGAGGAACGACGTTCGCCTCATTGAGTAATCTCGATATATCGATATATCAGCAGTATTCTTATACCGTCGTTGCCACTCAGAACAATGGTTTGCTGTCTTTCGTAGGCTCGGATAGTCCAGCTTTCTTGGATTTTGACGATATATCGGTCACGGCAGCAGTCCCAGAGCTGTCGACTTGGGCGATGATGATCGTTGGCTTCCTGGGCGTTGGGATCGTGAGCCGCGCCTCTCGTAGATCCAAGGCGCGCCGACAGCGTCTCACCCCTTTTCTCTGAGGGCTTTGAAGCCCTGTCCCACGAGCGAGCGGGCAGTCCAATTACATAGAGTGACCCTTAAGACCGTCCGAGCGAGGTCAAATGATAGGTCACGCGCCCCGATGCGCGAGCCCGCAGTTTGCCTTACCCACTTATGTCCCCGTGGCCGATTGGCGCTGAATGTGATGGCCCCGGCCTTTTCAAATCGAGGCTGCTTCAATACAACTCTGGGTACGCGAAGCCGGATGATAAGCCTAACTTTGCTGCTCAGTGATTCCCCGGCCAAAACGAGCTTCAATGGGATTGCGGCATTTAATCTCCTTAAATTTTAAATATTGATTGACTAGAACAAATTTACACTTTATTGAGCAAGGGCTGTCGGCAATTTTGTAATCCTTAAGAAGGAGTTTCATCGATGAAAATGATTGGAAAGGGCATTGCTGCGCTAGCTTTTGCAGTAGCCTTGGGGTCGTCCGCCCACGCGGCGGTCGTAACTGTGACGGCTGGCGCGCCTGGCTACCTTGGGCCCGCGAATGCCATTGGCTTTGAAGATG of the Bradyrhizobium sp. WSM1417 genome contains:
- a CDS encoding metallophosphoesterase family protein, which codes for MSLTYAIPDLHGRLDLLERALSRILEHVGPQTARVITLGDYVDRGPNSREVIEFLMRWSFPNLQLTALKGNHEAMMWEACNNLVEATWWIENGGNETLASYGEFLPGMPLRTVVPPHHLAWIAELPTLFADSKRVFVHAGLDSRLPLSQQSERTLLWKRYPKRGASGYGSRHVVHGHDADERAPLVSSGKTNLDAMAWKTGRLVVGVFAEEHPGGAVEFLEVVESPL
- a CDS encoding glycosyltransferase family 2 protein gives rise to the protein MLVFLTALNALALIPTLVLFVEVLGAVASRDKVDVQIPQTPGPVVIAVPAHNESCGIIPTLMDLIPQLRECDRLLVVADNCNDDTAAVSAAQGAEVLLRDEPDRRGKGYAMAWAIAHLKDNPPEFVLFVDADCRLQPDFVSKTLDHCAQTGQPVQTLYLMTSAQGVQVDQLVAELAWRLKNWIRPLGLHHFGRPVQLTGAGMMFPWGVIELAPLASGNLVEDLKLGLDLALGGTPARFLPTVRVTSEFAATERGAESQRKRWIEGHLRMIGGYVPRLVAASIATRNLDALVLACDLLVPPLSLLILIALGMVALGGIYAWLGGALLPTVLAVLNLSLLAGALALAWLKFGRDILPASRIPLVLGQVLRRFRLLGVLARRSSSEWVRTDRGRPE
- a CDS encoding glycosyltransferase, yielding MKIAYLVNRYPAVSHSFIRREILALERQGHEILRISIRGGNEDPLSPEDQIEAQRTHFVLHRGGRGLLLAFLCVLTSRPVHMVKALALVWRLGRRAERPFPVHLVYLIEACLIYRLLRAENAQHLHAHFGTNSAEVAMLTHALGGPPWSFTAHGPEEFDKAGFIGLAEKIGSASFVVAISSFGRSQLFRQIGYEQWKKIRVVRCGLEPAFYEHDTIRQPTEIPRLVCVGRLSEQKGQLLLLQAARRLIDAGVKFELVLAGDGEMRAELEHSIEQLQLQAVVRITGWITSDQVRGHILASRALVLPSFAEGLPVVLMEAMALRRPVISTFVAGIPELVEPGKHGWLVPAGDVDSLATAMQACLQCSDEEIESMGESARTKVIDLHDIDRESLRLAELFQAA